A single window of [Clostridium] hylemonae DSM 15053 DNA harbors:
- a CDS encoding DUF3795 domain-containing protein, whose protein sequence is MKDFKRDNLLLSLCGLNCGLCPMRLGDHCPGCGGGEGNQSCRIAKCSLSHDKVEYCCECGSYPCGKYEGIDEFDSFITHRNRRKDLQKLKQAGVDLYVAEQEEKVRILRFLLENYNDGRRKNFFCVAVNLLELQDIRRIVEQAEAETKQDGSELKEKAACIVRLFRETADGQNIELKLRKKPGKK, encoded by the coding sequence ATGAAAGATTTTAAAAGGGATAACTTATTGTTGTCGCTCTGCGGGCTGAACTGTGGTCTTTGCCCTATGCGGCTGGGGGATCACTGCCCCGGCTGCGGAGGGGGAGAGGGCAACCAGTCATGCCGGATAGCAAAATGCAGCCTGTCCCATGACAAGGTGGAATATTGCTGTGAATGCGGCAGTTATCCGTGCGGTAAGTATGAAGGCATCGATGAATTTGACTCCTTTATAACGCACCGCAACAGGAGGAAAGATCTTCAGAAGTTAAAGCAGGCAGGGGTGGATCTCTATGTGGCGGAGCAGGAAGAGAAAGTGCGCATACTCCGCTTTCTGCTGGAGAATTATAACGACGGGAGGCGCAAGAATTTTTTCTGTGTGGCCGTGAATCTTCTGGAACTGCAGGATATAAGACGGATCGTAGAGCAGGCCGAGGCGGAGACTAAGCAGGACGGATCAGAATTAAAAGAAAAGGCTGCCTGTATAGTGCGGTTATTCAGGGAAACGGCAGACGGGCAGAATATAGAGCTGAAACTGAGAAAAAAACCCGGTAAGAAATAA